A DNA window from Bradyrhizobium barranii subsp. barranii contains the following coding sequences:
- a CDS encoding H-NS histone family protein, with protein sequence MWGKELELKFMSIGDLWSLHEKISAILSARMEAEKRELEKRLAVLSRGVADMPDSGGARTLRGEKPRRKYPRVLPKYRNPKTSETWSGRGKQPRWLVAAMKSGKKIEEFRISESGSKGRQRA encoded by the coding sequence ATGTGGGGGAAAGAACTCGAACTCAAGTTCATGTCTATTGGTGATCTCTGGTCACTTCATGAGAAGATCAGCGCGATATTGTCGGCCCGGATGGAGGCCGAGAAGCGCGAACTTGAGAAGAGGCTGGCAGTTCTCAGTCGGGGCGTGGCCGACATGCCGGATTCGGGTGGTGCTCGTACGCTCCGAGGCGAAAAGCCGCGACGAAAGTATCCGAGAGTGCTCCCAAAGTACCGCAATCCGAAGACCTCCGAGACCTGGTCGGGACGCGGCAAGCAACCCCGGTGGCTTGTCGCGGCGATGAAATCAGGAAAGAAGATCGAAGAGTTTCGGATCAGCGAGAGTGGCTCCAAGGGCCGGCAACGCGCCTGA